A genomic region of Phragmites australis chromosome 2, lpPhrAust1.1, whole genome shotgun sequence contains the following coding sequences:
- the LOC133908768 gene encoding pollen-specific leucine-rich repeat extensin-like protein 1: MSGSGAPSGRGSRGFDFGTDDVLCSYDNFADPSDPKRPDPVDKDFHDSRLGRPFVKVYEQESYGKEDVLSAVEKCMKKYADNLLRSLEGITSRLSQLEIYCYKLERSICKLRSDVLCDETDQRLKSLEKHLNEVHRSIQILRDKQELAETQKELAKFQLTQDSSKKKEDVPTPSLPEPRKFEEKPDTSDQQLALVLPHQVNSPSLAPRASEPVQQYKDQPVQQPAPTPLVPQQDRYLLSQAIVYYPQRQAPGIQDTQGQQLQPEVQYLPARTPAQDVPAHASAQQPQAANQTQPQSYPPYQQQWHQQSSQPTPAPVAQPQQTFSQPFPPPAQQPQLSNVQQFPPQPMHQAQSNAQQYPPPPVHPQQSNPQLPPQAMQPHPPVQTHMRPQTPPNYPRYPPHQPLNPTPETLPGNVAMQGQYNTVAPSGGSHSEVPYSYGGPGIPPTQPPPQHSMQRHQLAPSSQGSFGPPPSKESYAGPRQYAPQGNTQGYNTGYGYPPSGLSRVQAPQMPPGGGGMRHPGSHTMHSHPYGEMIERAITMGYPRDQVLNMTQRMAESGQQMDFNSLLDRLNEAGPGAPPRAW; this comes from the exons ATGTCCGGCTCCGGCGCCCCCTCGGGCCGCGGCTCCCGCGGCTTCGACTTCGGCACCGACGACGTGCTCTGCTCCTACGATAACTTCGCCGACCCCTCCGACCCCAAGCGCCCCGATCCGGTCGACAAG GATTTTCATGATAGCAGATTGGGGAGACCATTTGTCAAAGTTTATGAACAAGAAAGTTATGGCAAGGAGGATGTACTTTCTGCGGTTGAGAAGTGCATGAAAAAATATGCTGATAATTTGCTTCGATCTCTCGAGGGGATCACTAGTCGGCTTTCACAACTGGAGATCTATTGTTATAAGCTTGAGAGGTCCATATGTAAACTTCGAAGCGATGTGCTTTGTGATGAGACTGATCAAAGATTGAAGTCTCTTGAGAAGCATCTGAATGAA GTGCACAGGTCTATCCAAATTCTTAGGGACAAACAAGAGTTAGCTGAAACTCAGAAGGAATTGGCCAAATTTCAGCTTACACAagattcatctaaaaagaaggaagatgtGCCAACACCATCTTTACCTgagccacggaagtttgaggaaAAGCCAGATACATCAGACCAGCAATTGGCCCTTGTTTTGCCTCATCAGGTGAACTCACCATCACTCGCACCTAGGGCTTCTGAACCTGTCCAACAGTACAAGGATCAACCTGTGCAACAGCCAGCCCCTACCCCTCTTGTGCCGCAGCAGGACCGCTATCTTCTTAGCCAAGCCATTGTCTACTACCCACAGCGCCAAGCTCCAGGTATCCAGGACACACAGGGGCAGCAATTGCAACCGGAGGTGCAGTACTTACCAGCAAGGACCCCAGCTCAAGATGTTCCGGCACATGCTTCGGCTCAACAGCCTCAGGCAGCAAATCAAACCCAGCCGCAGTCTTACCCTCCATACCAGCAGCAATGGCACCAGCAATCCTCCCAGCCGACTCCTGCACCAGTGGCGCAGCCACAGCAGACTTTCTCACAACCATTTCCTCCACCTGCGCAGCAGCCCCAATTATCCAATGTTCAGCAGTTTCCTCCACAGCCAATGCATCAAGCCCAATCTAATGCTCAACAGTATCCTCCACCACCAGTGCATCCACAGCAATCTAATCCCCAGCTTCCTCCTCAGGCAATGCAACCACATCCTCCTGTGCAGACTCATATGAGACCTCAAACTCCACCAAACTACCCTCGTTATCCACCCCACCAGCCCTTGAACCCCACCCCTGAAACTCTGCCTGGCAATGTGGCTATGCAAGGACAATACAACACTGTTGCTCCATCAGGTGGGAGCCATTCTGAAGTGCCATATTCATACGGGGGACCTGGCATCCCGCCGACTCAGCCACCGCCGCAGCACAGCATGCAAAGGCATCAGCTAGCACCTTCAAGTCAGGGCTCCTTTGGGCCACCTCCAAGCAAAGAGTCCTATGCTGGCCCTCGGCAATATGCACCACAGGGCAACACGCAAGGCTACAACACAGGTTACGGCTACCCACCGAGCGGTCTTTCACGAGTGCAGGCACCACAGATGCCCCCAGGTGGTGGTGGCATGAGACATCCAGGGTCGCATACAATGCACAGCCATCCTTACGGAGAGATGATCGAGAGGGCAATCACCATGGGCTATCCAAGGGACCAGGTGCTGAACATGACTCAGAGGATGGCGGAGAGCGGCCAGCAAATGGATTTCAACTCACTGCTTGATAGGCTGAACGAAGCAGGGCCCGGAGCGCCCCCTCGTGCGTGGTGA